From Numenius arquata unplaced genomic scaffold, bNumArq3.hap1.1 HAP1_SCAFFOLD_1276, whole genome shotgun sequence, a single genomic window includes:
- the ELOF1 gene encoding transcription elongation factor 1 homolog: protein MGRRKSKRKPPPKKKMTGTLETQFTCPFCNHEKSCDVKMDRARNTGVISCTVCLEEFQTPITYLSEPVDVYSDWIDACEAANQ, encoded by the exons ATGGGGCGCCGTAAGTCCAAGCGTAAGCCGCCGCCCAAGAAGAAGATGACGGGGACGCTGGAGACGCAGTTCACCTGCCCCTTCTGCAACCACGAGAAGTCCTGCGACGTCAAGAt GGACCGCGCCCGCAACACGGGGGTGATTTCCTGCACCGTCTGCCTGGAGGAGTTCCAGACGCCCATCACCT acctgTCGGAGCCAGTGGACGTTTACAGCGACTGGATCGACGCCTGCGAAGCCGCCAACCAGTAG
- the CNN1 gene encoding calponin-1 isoform X1: MSNAHFNRGPAYGLSAEVKNKLAQKYDPQRERELRSWIEGTTGRRIGDNFMDGLKDGVILCELINKLQPGSVQKVNEPVQNWHKLENIGNFLRAITRYGVKPHDIFEANDLFENTNHTQVQSTLIALASQAKTKGNNVGLGVKYAEKQQRRFHPEKLREGRNIIGLQMGTNKFASQQGMTAYGTRRHLYDPKLGTDQPLDQATISLQMGTNKGASQAGMTAPGTKRQIFEPALGMERCDTMTIGLQMGSNKGASQQGMTVYGLPRQVYDPKYCGGPELLGEDGLDGFYNSQ; encoded by the exons ATGTCCAACGCGCACTTCAACCGCGGGCCGGCCTACGGGCTGTCGGCCGAGGTGAAGAATAAG CTGGCGCAGAAGTATGACCCGCAGCGAGAGCGGGAGCTGCGCTCTTGGATCGAGGGGACCACCGGCCGCCGCATCGGGGACAACTTCATGGACGGCCTCAAGGATGGCGTCATCCTCTGCGA gctcATTAACAAGCTGCAGCCCGGCTCCGTGCAGAAGGTGAACGAACCCGTCCAGAACTGGCACAAG CTGGAGAACATCGGGAACTTCCTGCGGGCCATCACGCGCTACGGGGTGAAGCCCCACGACATCTTCGAGGCCAACGACCTCTTCGAGAACACCAACCACACACAGGTCCAGTCCACCCTCATCGCCCTCGCCAGCCAG GCCAAGACGAAGGGGAACAACGTGGGTTTGGGGGTGAAGTATGCGGAGAAGCAGCAGCGGCGCTTCCACCCCGAGAAGCTGCGCGAGGGCAGGAACATCATCGGCCTCCAG aTGGGCACCAACAAGTTCGCCAGCCAGCAAGGCATGACGGCCTACGGGACACGGCGGCACCTCTACGACCCCAAGCTGGGGACGGACCAACCCCTGGACCAGGCCACCATCAGCCTCCAGATGGGCACCAACAAGGGCGCCAGCCAG gCAGGGATGACGGCCCCGGGGACGAAGCGGCAGATCTTCGAGCCGGCGCTGGGGATGGAGCGCTGCGACACGATGACCATCGGGCTGCAGATGGGCAGCAACAAGGGGGCCTCGCAGCAGGGCATGACGGTCTACGGGCTGCCGCGGCAGGTCTACGACCCCAAGTACTGCGGGGGCCCCGAGTTGCTGGGGGAGGACGGCCTCGACGGCTTCTACAACTCCCAGTAG
- the CNN1 gene encoding calponin-1 isoform X3 → MSNAHFNRGPAYGLSAEVKNKLAQKYDPQRERELRSWIEGTTGRRIGDNFMDGLKDGVILCELINKLQPGSVQKVNEPVQNWHKAKTKGNNVGLGVKYAEKQQRRFHPEKLREGRNIIGLQMGTNKFASQQGMTAYGTRRHLYDPKLGTDQPLDQATISLQMGTNKGASQAGMTAPGTKRQIFEPALGMERCDTMTIGLQMGSNKGASQQGMTVYGLPRQVYDPKYCGGPELLGEDGLDGFYNSQ, encoded by the exons ATGTCCAACGCGCACTTCAACCGCGGGCCGGCCTACGGGCTGTCGGCCGAGGTGAAGAATAAG CTGGCGCAGAAGTATGACCCGCAGCGAGAGCGGGAGCTGCGCTCTTGGATCGAGGGGACCACCGGCCGCCGCATCGGGGACAACTTCATGGACGGCCTCAAGGATGGCGTCATCCTCTGCGA gctcATTAACAAGCTGCAGCCCGGCTCCGTGCAGAAGGTGAACGAACCCGTCCAGAACTGGCACAAG GCCAAGACGAAGGGGAACAACGTGGGTTTGGGGGTGAAGTATGCGGAGAAGCAGCAGCGGCGCTTCCACCCCGAGAAGCTGCGCGAGGGCAGGAACATCATCGGCCTCCAG aTGGGCACCAACAAGTTCGCCAGCCAGCAAGGCATGACGGCCTACGGGACACGGCGGCACCTCTACGACCCCAAGCTGGGGACGGACCAACCCCTGGACCAGGCCACCATCAGCCTCCAGATGGGCACCAACAAGGGCGCCAGCCAG gCAGGGATGACGGCCCCGGGGACGAAGCGGCAGATCTTCGAGCCGGCGCTGGGGATGGAGCGCTGCGACACGATGACCATCGGGCTGCAGATGGGCAGCAACAAGGGGGCCTCGCAGCAGGGCATGACGGTCTACGGGCTGCCGCGGCAGGTCTACGACCCCAAGTACTGCGGGGGCCCCGAGTTGCTGGGGGAGGACGGCCTCGACGGCTTCTACAACTCCCAGTAG
- the CNN1 gene encoding calponin-1 isoform X4 yields the protein MDGLKDGVILCELINKLQPGSVQKVNEPVQNWHKLENIGNFLRAITRYGVKPHDIFEANDLFENTNHTQVQSTLIALASQAKTKGNNVGLGVKYAEKQQRRFHPEKLREGRNIIGLQMGTNKFASQQGMTAYGTRRHLYDPKLGTDQPLDQATISLQMGTNKGASQAGMTAPGTKRQIFEPALGMERCDTMTIGLQMGSNKGASQQGMTVYGLPRQVYDPKYCGGPELLGEDGLDGFYNSQ from the exons ATGGACGGCCTCAAGGATGGCGTCATCCTCTGCGA gctcATTAACAAGCTGCAGCCCGGCTCCGTGCAGAAGGTGAACGAACCCGTCCAGAACTGGCACAAG CTGGAGAACATCGGGAACTTCCTGCGGGCCATCACGCGCTACGGGGTGAAGCCCCACGACATCTTCGAGGCCAACGACCTCTTCGAGAACACCAACCACACACAGGTCCAGTCCACCCTCATCGCCCTCGCCAGCCAG GCCAAGACGAAGGGGAACAACGTGGGTTTGGGGGTGAAGTATGCGGAGAAGCAGCAGCGGCGCTTCCACCCCGAGAAGCTGCGCGAGGGCAGGAACATCATCGGCCTCCAG aTGGGCACCAACAAGTTCGCCAGCCAGCAAGGCATGACGGCCTACGGGACACGGCGGCACCTCTACGACCCCAAGCTGGGGACGGACCAACCCCTGGACCAGGCCACCATCAGCCTCCAGATGGGCACCAACAAGGGCGCCAGCCAG gCAGGGATGACGGCCCCGGGGACGAAGCGGCAGATCTTCGAGCCGGCGCTGGGGATGGAGCGCTGCGACACGATGACCATCGGGCTGCAGATGGGCAGCAACAAGGGGGCCTCGCAGCAGGGCATGACGGTCTACGGGCTGCCGCGGCAGGTCTACGACCCCAAGTACTGCGGGGGCCCCGAGTTGCTGGGGGAGGACGGCCTCGACGGCTTCTACAACTCCCAGTAG
- the CNN1 gene encoding calponin-1 isoform X2, which yields MSNAHFNRGPAYGLSAEVKNKLAQKYDPQRERELRSWIEGTTGRRIGDNFMDGLKDGVILCELINKLQPGSVQKVNEPVQNWHKLENIGNFLRAITRYGVKPHDIFEANDLFENTNHTQVQSTLIALASQMGTNKFASQQGMTAYGTRRHLYDPKLGTDQPLDQATISLQMGTNKGASQAGMTAPGTKRQIFEPALGMERCDTMTIGLQMGSNKGASQQGMTVYGLPRQVYDPKYCGGPELLGEDGLDGFYNSQ from the exons ATGTCCAACGCGCACTTCAACCGCGGGCCGGCCTACGGGCTGTCGGCCGAGGTGAAGAATAAG CTGGCGCAGAAGTATGACCCGCAGCGAGAGCGGGAGCTGCGCTCTTGGATCGAGGGGACCACCGGCCGCCGCATCGGGGACAACTTCATGGACGGCCTCAAGGATGGCGTCATCCTCTGCGA gctcATTAACAAGCTGCAGCCCGGCTCCGTGCAGAAGGTGAACGAACCCGTCCAGAACTGGCACAAG CTGGAGAACATCGGGAACTTCCTGCGGGCCATCACGCGCTACGGGGTGAAGCCCCACGACATCTTCGAGGCCAACGACCTCTTCGAGAACACCAACCACACACAGGTCCAGTCCACCCTCATCGCCCTCGCCAGCCAG aTGGGCACCAACAAGTTCGCCAGCCAGCAAGGCATGACGGCCTACGGGACACGGCGGCACCTCTACGACCCCAAGCTGGGGACGGACCAACCCCTGGACCAGGCCACCATCAGCCTCCAGATGGGCACCAACAAGGGCGCCAGCCAG gCAGGGATGACGGCCCCGGGGACGAAGCGGCAGATCTTCGAGCCGGCGCTGGGGATGGAGCGCTGCGACACGATGACCATCGGGCTGCAGATGGGCAGCAACAAGGGGGCCTCGCAGCAGGGCATGACGGTCTACGGGCTGCCGCGGCAGGTCTACGACCCCAAGTACTGCGGGGGCCCCGAGTTGCTGGGGGAGGACGGCCTCGACGGCTTCTACAACTCCCAGTAG